In Pseudomonas sp. ADAK18, a single window of DNA contains:
- the miaA gene encoding tRNA (adenosine(37)-N6)-dimethylallyltransferase MiaA produces the protein MSALPPAIFLMGPTAAGKTDLAIELTKVLPCELISVDSALVYRDMDIGTAKPSKELLAQYPHRLIDIIDPSQSYSAADFRTDALAAMAEITARGNIPLLVGGTMLYYKALQEGLADMPPADPQVRAELEEEAARLGWQVLHDQLAAVDPVSAARIHPNDPQRLSRALEVWRVSGQTMTAHRLRQSAQSTDAGASRQPQLPYTVANLAIAPANRQVLHERIAQRFTIMLEQGFVDEVVALRSRGDLHPGLPSIRAVGYRQVWDHLDGKLTSAEMQERGIIATRQLAKRQFTWLRSWTDLHWLDSLDCDNLSRTLKYLGTVSILS, from the coding sequence ATGAGCGCTCTACCTCCGGCCATCTTCCTGATGGGCCCGACTGCCGCCGGCAAGACGGACCTGGCCATCGAACTGACCAAGGTCTTGCCGTGCGAGCTGATCAGTGTCGATTCCGCCCTGGTTTACCGGGACATGGACATCGGCACCGCCAAGCCTTCAAAGGAACTGCTGGCCCAGTATCCGCACCGATTGATCGACATCATCGACCCGTCCCAAAGCTATTCGGCGGCGGATTTTCGCACCGACGCGTTGGCGGCCATGGCTGAAATCACCGCGCGGGGCAATATTCCGCTGCTGGTGGGCGGTACGATGCTCTACTACAAGGCTTTGCAGGAAGGTCTGGCGGATATGCCGCCAGCCGATCCCCAAGTGCGCGCCGAGTTGGAAGAAGAGGCTGCGCGCCTTGGCTGGCAAGTCCTGCATGACCAGTTGGCGGCGGTGGACCCAGTGTCCGCTGCGCGGATTCATCCCAACGACCCCCAGCGCCTGTCACGGGCACTGGAAGTCTGGCGAGTCAGTGGTCAGACCATGACTGCGCACCGACTGAGACAATCTGCGCAAAGTACTGATGCAGGCGCGTCTAGGCAGCCACAATTGCCCTATACTGTGGCGAATCTGGCCATCGCTCCGGCGAATCGTCAGGTGCTGCATGAGCGAATTGCACAAAGATTCACAATTATGTTGGAACAGGGGTTCGTGGACGAGGTCGTAGCACTGCGTTCCAGAGGTGACCTGCATCCGGGGTTACCTTCGATACGTGCTGTAGGCTACCGCCAAGTCTGGGATCATCTGGATGGCAAGTTGACGTCAGCCGAAATGCAGGAGCGCGGCATCATTGCCACGCGCCAATTGGCGAAACGCCAGTTCACCTGGCTACGCAGCTGGACTGACTTGCATTGGCTGGACAGTCTGGATTGCGACAATCTGTCACGCACCTTGAAATACTTGGGAACGGTCTCCATATTGAGCTGA
- the hfq gene encoding RNA chaperone Hfq produces MSKGHSLQDPYLNTLRKEKVGVSIYLVNGIKLQGTIESFDQFVILLKNTVSQMVYKHAISTVVPVRPIRLPSATDAEQGDAEPGNA; encoded by the coding sequence ATGTCAAAAGGGCATTCGCTACAAGACCCTTACTTGAATACTTTACGTAAAGAGAAAGTTGGGGTTTCCATCTATCTGGTCAACGGTATCAAACTGCAAGGTACGATCGAGTCTTTCGACCAGTTCGTTATCCTGCTGAAAAACACCGTCAGCCAGATGGTCTACAAACACGCTATCTCGACAGTAGTGCCGGTTCGTCCAATTCGTCTGCCTAGTGCAACCGATGCCGAACAGGGTGACGCTGAGCCAGGTAACGCCTGA